Genomic segment of Niallia taxi:
AAATTTGATTAAGCAAATAGATATTACTAATCCGAAATTCGCTAAAGATGTATTAAAAGTTCAAATACCATCTTATATAGTAGAAGCAGAGTTAATAGATTTTTATGAAATTCCACCATTAAAAGATACAATTGATAGCTTACAACAAAGTGGAGAAACTTTTTATGGCTATTACATAAGTGAAGAGTTAAGTGGAGCTATTTCAATAAAAATAGAAAATAGTGTAATGGATATACATCGACTATTTGTGCATCCCAACCATTTTAGAAAAGGTATTGCCAAGAAGTTATTAGATTTCATTCAAACCAATGGAAAAGAATTTGAAAC
This window contains:
- a CDS encoding GNAT family N-acetyltransferase, which produces MIKQIDITNPKFAKDVLKVQIPSYIVEAELIDFYEIPPLKDTIDSLQQSGETFYGYYISEELSGAISIKIENSVMDIHRLFVHPNHFRKGIAKKLLDFIQTNGKEFETIIVSTGSKNAPAINFYQKNGFAKSSDMFVDERLSLTILEKKINKGFSKRAAFL